A part of Corvus cornix cornix isolate S_Up_H32 chromosome Z, ASM73873v5, whole genome shotgun sequence genomic DNA contains:
- the TYRP1 gene encoding 5,6-dihydroxyindole-2-carboxylic acid oxidase: protein MRIPTLLYLSLLLLLSTLGRAGAQFPRQCATVESLRSGMCCPDYFPVFGPGTDRCGVSTGRGRCVQVTVDSRPHGPQYIHDGRDDREQWPIRFFNQTCRCNGNFSGYNCGSCRPGWTGPTCSQQISIVRRNLLDLSAEERNRFVNALHQAKMTVHPDIVIATRRREEIFGPDGNTPQFENISIYNYFVWSHYYSVRKTFLGAGQQSFGGVDFSHEGPAFVTWHRYHLLQLERDMQNMLQDPTFGLPYWNFATGQNTCDICSDDLMGARSNFDVSLISQNSIFSQWRVLCENVEDYETLGTICNSTEGGPIRRNPAGNVARPMVQRLPEPEDVAQCLEVGVFDTPPFYSNSTDSFRNTVEGYSDPSGKYDPAVRSLHNLAHLFLNGTGGQTHLSPNDPIFVLLHTFTDALFDEWLRRHSADISTYPLENAPIGHNRQYNMVPFWPPVTNNEMFVTAPENLGYTYEVEWPGRALHVTEMITIAIVTALVLVAIIFAAAACIVRVKKNKDELHQPLLTDQYQHYSDDYDGIPTPSQSVV from the exons ATGCGGATCCCCACGCTGCTCtacctttccctgctcctgctgcttaGCACATTGGGTCGAGCTGGAGCTCAGTTCCCTCGGCAGTGCGCAACTGTTGAGTCCCTGAGGAGCGGCATGTGTTGCCCAGACTATTTCCCTGTGTTTGGGCCAGGTACTGACCGGTGTGGTGTGTCCACGGGAAGGGGCCGGTGCGTACAGGTGACGGTCGACTCGCGACCCCACGGCCCACAGTACATCCACGACGGGCGGGATGACCGTGAGCAGTGGCCCATCCGCTTCTTCAACCAAACCTGCCGCTGCAACGGGAACTTCTCTGGCTACAACTGCGGCTCTTGCCGACCCGGCTGGACTGGACCTACCTGTAGCCAACAGATCAGTATAG TCAGAAGGAATCTTTTGGATCTAAGTGCAGAAGAAAGGAATCGCTTTGTGAATGCCTTACACCAGGCCAAGATGACAGTCCATCCTGACATCGTTATTGCCACACGAAGACGTGAAGAAATTTTTGGACCTGATGGCAACACACCTCAGTTCGAGAATATCTCCATTTATAACTACTTTGTGTGGTCTCATTATTATTCTGTCAGGAAGACTTTCCTTGGTGCGGGGCAGCAGAGTTTTGGAGGAGTTGATTTCTCTCATGAGGGACCAGCTTTTGTCACATGGCATAGGTACCATCTATTGCAGCTTGAAAGAGACATGCAG AACATGCTACAGGACCCCACTTTTGGACTGCCCTACTGGAACTTTGCAACAGGACAAAATACATGTGATATCTGCTCAGATGACTTGATGGGAGCTAGAAGCAATTTTGATGTCTCTCTTATAAGCCAGAACTCAATCTTCTCTCAGTGGCGAGTGCTATGTGAAAATGTAGAAGATTATGAAACTTTGGGAACCATCTGTAACA GCACTGAGGGTGGTCCCATACGACGAAATCCTGCTGGAAATGTAGCACGACCTATGGTACAGCGTCTCCCAGAGCCTGAGGATGTTGCCCAGTGTTTGGAAGTTGGTGTATTTGACACTCCTCCTTTCTATTCCAATTCAACAGACAGTTTCCGTAACACAGTAGAAG GGTACAGTGATCCTTCAGGAAAATACGACCCAGCAGTTCGAAGTCTTCACAACTTGGCTCATCTGTTTTTGAACGGGACAGGAGGGCAAACTCATTTATCACCCAATGATCCCATTTTTGTCCTCCTGCACACATTTACAGATGCTCTTTTTGACGAGTGGTTGAGACGGCATTCTGCAG ATATCTCAACATACCCACTGGAGAATGCCCCTATTGGACATAACCGACAGTACAACATGGTGCCTTTCTGGCCTCCAGTAACCAATAATGAAATGTTTGTTACTGCACCAGAAAACCTGGGATACACCTATGAAGTCGAGTGGCCAG GTCGGGCTCTGCATGTCACAGAGATGATAACTATTGCAATAGTGACTGCACTGGTTCTTGTTGCAATTATCTTTGCTGCTGCCGCATGTATCGTACGTGTCAAGAAAAATAAGGATGAGTTGCATCAGCCTCTTCTTACTGACCAGTATCAGCACTACTCAGATGATTATGATGGCATACCAACACCAAGCCAGTCTGTTGTTTGA